In the Prochlorococcus marinus str. MIT 9312 genome, GTTATATTAGTATATTCTCCTGATCCAGAAGAGGTCATACTTTGAGCAGATAGAGATCCTCCAAAAAGCACTGAAACCAATGATCTATTCATACCTTTGCACATTACTTGAGTAAGTATTAGACCTGCTGCTCCAACCATTGCGCCTGCCACTATCAAAAGCTGACTATCAACAACAAAACCTGCTGATGCTGCTGCTATACCTGAATAACTATTTAATAAAGATATAACAACGGGCATATCGGCTCCTCCAATTGGCAGAGTGACTCCAATTCCTAATAAGGAAGAAAATATAACTAAAATCCAAATAGAACTTGTATTGCCATTTATCAGATCAAAAAAAGCTATAAGGGAAGCAACTGCAAAAACAATATTTACAAAATGTCTAACTTTGCTCTGAGTCCATCCTGGCGTTGACAACCAACCCTGCAACTTTGCCATTGCCACAATGGAACCAGTGAAAGTTATTGCACCTACAAATATAGAAACCGATATAGAAACTTCGTTAATAAGTGATTTTAAAAAATCAACATTTTCAAAACTATTAGATATTGGGAAAATAGCTACTCCCAAGGCTACTAAAAGTGATGACATTCCCCCACAACCATTAAACAAAGCAACTGTTTCAGGCATAGAGGTCATTGGTACTTTCTTTGCGAGGATTGCTCCGAGCAAACTACCTATTATTGATCCCATTATTATCCAAGTCCAAGACTGAATAGCAATTCCAGAAGTCCCCAAGTAATAAGAGAGTAATCCTATTACCGATAGAAACATAGCGAATGCAGCTAATCTATTGGCATCCCTTGCTGATTTTACTTTTGACAACCCTTTTATTCCCAAAGCGAGTAAAAGTACAGCTATAAGGTCAATAACGAATTTAATGATTACAGGTAGATTCATACTAATAATTACTTCTTATTTGATGGTTTACGGCTAAACATTGCGAGCATTCGATCAGTTACAAAGAAACCTCCCACAACATTGAAAAGAGCAAATCCAAGAGAAACTGAACCGATGATTAAAAGTGGCACATTTTCTCCTGCTTTAACTATTAAAGTCAATGCTGCCAGCATTGTTATTCCTGAAATTGCATTTGCTCCACTCATTAAAGGAGTATGAAGCGTTGGAGGAACTTTTCCAATTAACTCCAGGCCTAACAAACTACCAAGTAAAAGGACCCAAAGAAGACTTATAAAA is a window encoding:
- a CDS encoding NAD(P)(+) transhydrogenase (Re/Si-specific) subunit beta; this encodes MNLPVIIKFVIDLIAVLLLALGIKGLSKVKSARDANRLAAFAMFLSVIGLLSYYLGTSGIAIQSWTWIIMGSIIGSLLGAILAKKVPMTSMPETVALFNGCGGMSSLLVALGVAIFPISNSFENVDFLKSLINEVSISVSIFVGAITFTGSIVAMAKLQGWLSTPGWTQSKVRHFVNIVFAVASLIAFFDLINGNTSSIWILVIFSSLLGIGVTLPIGGADMPVVISLLNSYSGIAAASAGFVVDSQLLIVAGAMVGAAGLILTQVMCKGMNRSLVSVLFGGSLSAQSMTSSGSGEYTNITSCSVEECALTLEAANKVIIVPGYGLAVAQAQHTLREVTKKLEQNGIEVAYAIHPVAGRMPGHMNVLLAEADVPYEQLKEMDVVNPDFPATDVVLVLGANDVVNPQAKNDSSSPLYGMPVLDVQEARTVFVIKRGMSAGYSGIKNDLFDLPNTSMVFGDAKKVLNDLIGELKDLGVGEK
- a CDS encoding NAD(P) transhydrogenase subunit alpha, which encodes MSFISLLWVLLLGSLLGLELIGKVPPTLHTPLMSGANAISGITMLAALTLIVKAGENVPLLIIGSVSLGFALFNVVGGFFVTDRMLAMFSRKPSNKK